The window gtaattcattcatatttgaCAAATGATAAGGCTTCTGTAAGCAGTTTCTTCAGCCTCTCCAAGTGTTCACTAACAATATGACTCTCCCCATTTGTCTGACTTTTCAGAGCACCAACCTTTGGTTTCCAACAATTCCACTTCTCTAAGGCCACCTGATTTTCCAAGTAAACTAGTGTAATGGCCGCCTTCTTTGCCTTGTTAGCCTCATCCAATTTCACCACAACCTGCTTTATAGCTGCATCAATCTCAACCAGCTCTTGTTCCGATTTCAATATCTTTTTCTTCTCCAATTCTACCTCCTCCTGCAGTTTCACTTTCTGCCTCTCCCAGTTCTTTTTCTTTGAAACTTCCAAACATTTCTGCTTTGCCTCCGATTCTATTAGCTTTGATGCCGATATCCCTGCTTTAATCTCTTCCTTCTCCATCTCAAGACGTTTTTTACTTTCCTCCGCATTATTTATTACATTGTTTGCTGATGATAATTCATGTCTTCTCTTCGCTAACATGCTTTCTAAGGAGTATTCAAATACCCGAAGCTCCTCCACTACACTCGTAATCGTGTTGGGTTGCTTTCTTCTCGCTTCTGCCACCTTCTTGCTTGCCCATCTTATCCTTTTTTCAAGCTGCGGCTTAAGATCATCCATAGGCTTTTTTAAATCAGCAATCATCGCATCCTTCATATCCTCAGAAACAGAGTCATCAAGAATGTTCAATGTATCAAGAAGTTCTCTGCTTTCAAGAGCCAAGAACATGTCTTTCTCTCCATCATCACCACCATCATCAAGATTCAAATCACTAGGCATGTCAAAAGGCATATTCATGATAATGGCtagattcaaattcaaatcagTCATAAGAATACATCGAAGTATAGATACTCTATTCAAATTGGGACTATATTTTTGCAAAGTATACACCAAAAAGTGCAGATTAAAGTCCACTAACAATCCAAGATTCTTGAAGGGTTGAGGTCGATCTTGTTCTTCCGATTCAACATCGTGTTTTCCTGTTAAAAATTGCAAAGAATTGTGAACAACGTTACTCAAACAGTCAGCCTCACCACCGATACAATACCCCCTTTCCAATAACCCATTTAACGCGACATGTTCATCATATCCCTTGCAAACAAGCCTAGACAGAGCTTCGCCATAAAGATGGCTCAGTTTCTTCCTGATAAATTTGTCTAACTGTTCTTCTTGTTTGCATGGTAACCACTTGAGGGACTCGATGTTAGGATTAGAGGTTGAATCCACTACTGGGACTGACGGTCTTCTATTTTTGTGCCTTCCATCCTTTGCCATTTGTTTCTGGAATACAAGGAAAACCgagtttcaaatatatatataatggaaaaattgtttgattacAAGAAACTATTATTCATTAAAAGCATCAATACAGTTACTTAAAACTCTTTCTCAttaaaacaaatctaaaaaacaCCCTTTAACTCATTCTcatgtttctattctttaaATCACAATATAATttgaacaataaaataataagatattatttaagatctataaagaaaaaattagaacaaaaaataacttaaatttgaTTATCATGAATCATGATCTCTCTTAACTGCTCATCAAAAAAAATTcacagaaaaaaaaatagtttggcaaaaataatttaataaaactttttCTGCttaaaacctttttttttatctaagtatattatttatttagatccccaatttataattttaaaatagttttgagTCAAtgaaactattttctaaaatttcttATACAAACTAATTAcagaaaatagaaaaattaataattaattttaaaaggaaaCTCTATAACTAATTTATTCCATTTCATTGTGTTTAAACTCATTGTTTGTAAATGATTATTAGgatattgattgattgattgaaattaaatttatatcctTTCTGAACTGAAATacaaatataactatttttccATCCTAATTTTCTTAAACCTTAGAGGTTACCCAATGAAAATAAACTAGATTTAAGAAcaattttttccaaattttttattcatgtttCATTTTATTCCTGATTTACTAGATGACTCATTACAACTATTTTAAGAACACAAGCAAAGTTAAGTTGCCTTAAATTTCTTTCCAATTGAATGCATGTCGATGTCGTTCATGTTTATCTAGATAACTTGAATCGCGTCATCCCATAATGTTTGATATTCAAGTCTTGTATATCAATAATACTCAATTTTCAATTAGCTCTTAGTTTTAAAACCTCATTTATTCAACCAACCATACAATGTTCATCCAACAGGAAATCAATATCAACTTTAAAAGAAAGGTTGAATATATTTGATGAGCAGAAAGCAGTAAAAGAATTTGTCTAATTCGATAGCTACAATTTCATGCATTTTTTCAGTTCATAAACTATCTGAGGCTTGTAATTCACGACTGACCTTTGTTAGGGCTTCTATAAGCAGATTCCTCAGCCTGTCCAAGGGTTCACTAATAATATCCTCCTCCTCATCTGTCCGAATATTCATAGCTTCAGACTTTACTTTCCAACTATCTAAGGCCAGCTTACATTCCATGTAAATTTGTGCAAGGGCATGAATCCTTGCCTCAGTTACATCAACCAATTTCTCCTCAGCCGGGAATATAGCTGCCTCTGTCTCAACCAACTGTTGTTCCCATTTCGATATCTTTTTCTTCTCCAATTCAATCTCCTCCTGCAGCTCCTCTTCCTCTTTCTGTTTCTCcgagttcttcttcttcttccgacCCTTCTTTGAAACTTCCAATAACTTCTGCTTTGCCTCCGATTCTATTAGCTTTGATGCCGATATTTCTGCTTTAAGCTCTTCCTTCATCATCTCAAGACCTTTTACAGTTTTCTCCGCATTACCCAATTCATTGTTTACTGATAATAATTCAGATTCCCTCTTTGCTAAAAAGCTTTCTGTGAAGTATTGTAACAGCTGAAGCTCCTCCTTTAGACTCACTATCGTGAAGGGTTGATTTCTTCTCGCCTGTGCCACCTTCTTGCTTGCCCATCTTATCCTTTCATCAAGCAGCGGCTTAAGATCATCAATCGGCTTTTGCAAACCAGCAATCATCGCATCCTTCATACCCTCAGTAACAGAATCATCAAgaacattcaaattatcaagCATTTCTCTGATTTCAAGTGCCATGAACCTATCTTTATCACCATCTTCATCTTGAAGATTCAAATCACCAGGCATTTCTTCTATTTCAAAAGAAGTTTCGTTGATATTCATGATAATGGATcgattcaaattcaaatcagTCATAAGAATACACCGACATATAGAAATTCTATTCAAGTTCGGCCTATATTTTTGCAAAATATACAACATAAAGTGCAGATTGAAGTCCACTAGCAATTCAAGATTCCGGAACGGTTGAGGTCGATCTTGTTCTTCCGATTCAGCGTCTTTTCCGGTTAAAAATTCCAAAGAATTTTGAACAAAATTACTCAAACAGTCACCCTCACCCACACAGTATCCCCTTGCCAATAACCCATTTAACGCGACATCTTCATCAAATCCCTTGTAAACAAGCGTGGACAGAGCTTGGCCATAAAAATGCTCCAATTTCTTCTTGATGAATATCTCTAACTGTTCTTCTTGGGTACATGTTTCCCAGTCCAGGGACTCGACGTTAAGGTAAGAGGTTGAGTTCTTGTTCTTGCCTGGTTCGTCGGCTCCAGACGGGCAAGATGAAGTTGACGTTCCAAGTTTTGTCGGGTCGGAatcctccgccgccgccgccgccgccgcagACGCCGCGACTGGGAATGTCGGTCTCCTAGTTTTGTGCTTTCCCTTTTTTGGCATTGGTTTGTGAGAATGTGAAATCGAGTTGCAGAGTAATGAAAAAACAGAGTAATCTTTTGAATGATATAACCGACATGGCTGCCACATAAGCCAACCGACATCTCAACAaacctaattattttataattgcaatcaatttattttagaacAATTATTTATGTCAATTAGGACAAATAATTAGATTATGTAAGAACAAAGTATTGTTATATAGTTAGATTTAaagttctttcatttttttatatattcttttaaacaaattttctaattttactgcatttttactaatttaacaaatatttttatgattattcatacccaaaaaaattaaaaaataaatatatttaaaataaaataaaaataatatatgataatttgAGTAACCCTAATCCAAACCTTAAAACACTTTACCCAAATAGTATAATTCTAGATTTTATTGTTGATCCGGTTACATTAGGTCAAAGGATTTAGATATCAAAGTAAATAAAGTAGATTAATATGAAGTGTTAGAAAAGTAAATCTACTAAGCGTCGCCAATAAAACGTCGGTCACGATTTTCTGACAGTTCTCACTTGGTTAAAGTGTTGATAACTGTTTATCCCGATACATGTTTATTGTTGGGAATTGTTGTTTGATTCCACAactttattttagttatttgacgGTTTCTTCAATCAGATTTATGGTTACAACTTTCTAGGCTGAACTTGTATTGTATTTAACCTAAATAGTTTAGTAGTCTTTTGAggattttttttgattttttctaCTAATGCTcctaaacttttattattaattgatcTGTCATCATAAGATTAATGTTTATACGTTAGATTGACTTTATTTATGAACTTCTATTCAGAATGGCAGAATATTTAATTTGCATATGTTGCACTTGTTcgatttagaagaaaaaaatcttTGCAGTTATCACAATAATATTTTTGCATCTCGATGATAGTGTCGACAAATTCGAGTGATGAAATAAAGTTTTGCATCTATAAAGCATTAATTTTGGTcgcatttttttaatttgattttttttcttatcaatacATCTAACCAAATCTGAATATCCAATCACTTCCGACGATGAATTCTTTAACTAGTgagcatatattttttttttccaagtAAATATCTCAACATTTTCTTTGGAGCTTTCATAGTTTCATAGTTGCTAGCATTCTAAGAACAAAATTGATGTCAAGTCTGCTATAAGTTTGAGCATACATCAACATAATAAAGGTGTTCcatttaatttagaaattagGGAGTTATGTCACAATTTAATCGTATTTTTTTTTCCGGAGCTGGCCCTAACATAAATCCGCTAATCAACAtgaaaataaactataattaagaACAATTTGTCCCaaactttttattcattttattttagtagATTTGTTCCGAAATTACTTAGATTACTAGATATAGTGTTAATTTGAGTATTTTAACTCCAACTTTATTGTAAAAAATTGATCTAGTCCAAAGTAGGATCTTGTACTTATCAATGAATATTCtgtttctaaatttattttcaatttaatgcATATCCTTCATGTTTATCAAGATAACTTGAATACTTTTCCAAAATGTTTGATATTGAAGTCTTATATATCAATGATACTCGATTTAATTCAACAACAATAGAAATCAATATGATGTTCATCCAACAGGAAATCAATATCAACTTTAGCCTAAACTAAATCAAAGGTTGAATATATTTGATAAGAACAAAGCACAAAAAGAATGTCAAATTTCTTAGTTACAGATTCATgcattttcatttcataaacTTGACCAATTCAGAATTTTGTCTATTATGATCAAGCTTGTAATTCACAGCTGACTTTTTTTAGGGAGTCCATAAGCAGATTCCTCAGCCTCTCCATGGGTTCACTAATAATATTCCTCTCCTCATTTGTCTGAATTTTCAGAGCTTCAACCTTTACTTTCAAACCATCTAAGGCCACATGACAGTCCATGCAAACTTTTCCAATGGTCTCGATCCTCGCCTCAATTACCTCACCCAATTTCACCTCAGCCTGGATTAGACCTGCCTCTGTCTCAACCAAATCTTGCTCCCATTTCGATAATATCTTCTTCTCCAATTCAATCTCCTCCTGCAGCAGCTCCCCTTTCTGCTTCTCCGAGTTCTTCTTCATCCCCTTCTTTGAAACTTCCAACAACTTCTGCTTTGCCTCCGATTCTATTAGCTTTGATGCCGATATTTCTGCTTTAATCTCTTCCTTCTCCATCTCAAGAAGTTTTTTAGTTTCCTTCGCATCAGCCAATTCATTGTCTACTGATAATAATTCAGATTTCTTCTTGGCTAAAAAGCTTTCTGTTAAATATTGTAATAGCAGAAGCTCCTCCCTTAGAGTCGTTATCGTGAAGGGTTGATTTCTTTTCGCTTGTGCCACCTTCTTGCTTGCCCATCTTATCCTTTCTTCAAGCTGCGGCTTAAGATCGTCAATGGGCTTTTGCAAATCAGCAATCATCGCATCCTTCGTATCCTCAGTAACAGAATCATCAAgaacattcaaattatcaagCATTTCTTTGATTTCAAGAGCCAAGAACTCATCTTTCTCTCCATTATCATCCTCAAGATTCAAATCAATAGGCATGTCAGTTATTTCAAAAGGCGTATCCCTGATATTCAAGATAATGGCtcgattcaaattcaaattagtCATAAGAATACACCGACGGATAGACATTCTATTCAAATTGGGCCTATATTTTTGCAAAATATACAACATAAAGTGCAGATTGAAGTCCACTAGCAATTCAAGATTCCGGAAAGGTTGAGGTTGATCTTGTTCTTCCGATTCAACGACTTTTCCGGTTAAAAATTCCAAAGAATTTTGAACAACATTAGTCAAACAGTCACAACCCTCGCCGACACAGAATCCCCTTTCCAATAACCCATTTAACGCGACATCTTCATCATATCCCATGTAAACAAGCTTAGACAGAGCTTGGCCATAAAGATGCTCCAGTTTCTTCTTGATAATTATCTCTAACTGTTCTTCTTgggtaaatgttttatttttggcAGCAACTGGGACTGTTGGTCTCCCAGTTTTGCGCTTTCCATTTCTTGGCATTGGTTTGTGAGAGTTGCAGAGTAATGAAAAAACAGAGAAGTGGCTAAATCTTTGGAATGATATTGCCTATATAAGCTAACTGACATCTCAATAaacctaattattttataattgtaatcttttacaaaaattaagtttatcTATCAATTAATATAGAATAGATTACTTCTATGCCAATTAGAACAAATTGTCGGATTTTGATAAGAACAAAATATTGTTCAATAGTTAgatttaaagtttttttcatttttatattttttaaaacaaataaaaatacttcATTTCTTGCAACAGTTTTTTTTTCCATTGCAAGACGTGCACATAACTTATAGGCAGAAAGGATGAAAACAATCAGCTCTTATTTACcattatattcatattattcattaattatacgAGTTGTACACTAGTTAGATCATTtttgtgtataattttaatgattttttaataacaagTTTTTATCTTATAATAGGATGTTGTCTTAATGGGCTGTGATGATTCTTTCTTCGCGTGATATCTTACGTCATCTATATATGAATTCATGTAAAGTTGGTCATTGATACACATTATTTGTGGAAATTGTTCTATATGACCTCATATGAGAGAAATTGTGAGATTTTAAATTTccttcaaaaatataatttttttgataaagtGTCGTTCATGGAGAGATGTTAACGGATGATAGATGATGGTCGTTGTAGTATGTGTTGCGAAGAGGTGAAGACGACACCTAATTTGTTTGTGTATTGCAAATGAGTGGTTGCATgtgattgttgagttatggagcctacacttataataaactctacattgttaattagagtttattgggttttctttttttggttttgggcttgggcctgaccaaagttatttaggtttattacctgaatgtttaccctataaatatgtgattattaagggtttacattggtaagatagaattctagagagataaagtgtgaggcaaaaaactctgtattccttattcttcttcatagtgaaatctggtggtggttgAAGTgaatgtagctcaatttgagtgaaccactataaatctgtgtgttcttgtgttcttctttcttgtgtttttacagattgttttcaagctggtaggatttgggagatacaaatcctaacagcGATTTGGAGTTTACTTTGGAAAATTATTGAAATTGAGTGGGTGAAGCCCGAGTCAATCGTCGGTTGTTGGGTTGTTTGGATAGAAACCGTGCGCTCGGTTGGATTGAGTCGATGAGTCCCTATTGCGATTGTTTTCTGGTGGATTATTTGACTTGAAATGAATCGTAGAACGTTCAGTGATCGCGATCGACCAATGCGTTTACTCcacaatgttattattatgacgatagTGATATCTTTTTTGGAAAAACTGGTGGAGGCGGTCGGTGAACAGGATCTTCGAGCTCGTTAATATTAGATTTGatgttatgtttatttattgtgtttatttattggTGAACATTTTTAGTTTATGTTTTCATTATTACTCACAAATGATTAATATCTTTGTGTTTTAGGTGTGTTTGATAACAAAATAAACACGGGTGTTTTTGTATTAATTGTATGAATAGATTAAAACATTTGAAtcttttaacatattttttttacatgataaacatgttttttattaaaaaataaataaattataaataaaatattgaaataaattaattataaaatctaaaaaaaatcatatgtattttagttaaattagtataagtaagtttattttatttgtattttttaattttattataatttaattaatgtaattaactatttattttaatttaatgtgattaatattagtttataaataaattataaaataatttaggttagttcaaaatattacttaaaataaattataattttttttagaaaataataaatataaaatggatcaaaataaaaaacaaatatttttataattattatctttctttattatttgaaatatttgagTAACCCTAATCCAATTCAACCCAAAATAATGTACCCAAATAGTCTAATTCAAGATTTTATTGTTGGTAGGATAAATCGGTATATGTTCGCCCATAATTTAATCAAGTCACTAGTATGATCGGTCAAAGGATTTCGATGTCAGTCAACGAAAAATCGATGATAAAACAATATAGACGCTGTGACGAGCGGCCAAGCGTCGCGAGTAAAACGTCGGCGATTATTGATAGTTCTTATTTGGTTAAAGCGTTGATAATTGTTTATCCCGGCGCATGATTATCGTCGATAAATTGCTGATTGATTCCAtagctttattttatttatttgactgtttctttcatcttttatataatggttaacaaaaatattaatctttagCATGGACGAGATGCATTCACACATacaaatataagaaattaataactCATAACATTCATATCATAAACAATATGAACTCTAAGTTTCAAATTTATCTTaagttataatttgaaaatcCAATCATTTTGAGATGATAAAGTCTTTATAAGTGAGCATATGTTTCTTAAATTTAGACGGCATAAGTAATGCATTTTTTCATCTTAAATTTCTCCATAATTTACATATTTGAGGTTGTGAAGtagaattaagatttataatccACATAACAAAAATTGGATTCAAGAACAATTTATTCTGAATTTTGTATgcttgttatattttatttcactcgATTTGTTTTGAGTTAACTATATTACTCGTTATAGTTGATCCCGGTGCCAGAGAATGTTTGTTTTGATTGTGCAGATCTTTCATGTTATTGTATGACATATTTTAAGTAGCTCTTAGTTTTGAAACATCATCTAATTGAACTAACCATACAAAATGAGTAGTTTATTTCTATCATGAATATTATGTTCATCCAACTTTAGtctaaacaaaatcaaagattGAATATATTTGACAAGCACAATGCAGGAAGTAAAGAATTTGTCTAATTACTTAGTTACATATGATTACATTTTCAGTTCATAAACTCGACCAATTCAGAATTTTGTCTCTCGGCATCAAGctattaattcatatttgactCTGTTTAAGGAGTTGTTAATCAGTTTCTTATGCCTCGCCATGTGCACCATAAGAATGAATCTCTCCTCATTTGTCCAAGCTTTCCGAGCATTAACCATTCGTTTCCAATTATCTAAGGCCATCCGATATTCCTTGTAAACTTGTTCAACGGCCGCCTTCCTTGCCCTTGCAACCTCCCAAAATTTCACCTCAATCTGGCATATAGCTGCCTCATTATCAACCAACTCTTGCTTCAATTTCGATAAATTTGTCTTCTCCAATTCTATCTCCTCCTGCAGCTCTGCTTTCTGCTTCTCCGagttcttcaactgccccttctTTGAAACCTCCAACAATTTCTGCTTCATCTCCGATTCTATTAGCTTTGATGCAGAGATTTCTGATTTTATCTCTTCCTGCTCTATCCCAAGAAGTTTACCAGTTTTCCTCGTATTatgaaattcattttttaatgatGATAATTCAGATTCCCTCTTCGCTAACATGCTTTCTGCGAAATAATGATATACCCGAAGCTCCTCCCCTATACTCATTATCGTGGAGGGTTGCTTTCTTCTCGCTTGTGCCAACTTCTTGTTTGCCCATCTTATCCTTTCTTCAAGCCGCGGCTTAAGATCATGAATCGGGTTTTGCATAGCAGCATTCAGCTCTTCCTTCATATCCTCAGTAATATATTTAtcaagaaaattcaaattaacaaGCATTTCTATGACTTCAAGAGCCAAGAATTCATCTTTTTCTCCATTAACAACATCAGCTTCGTCAAGATTCAATTCGCTAGGCATGTCAGTTACGTCAAAAGGGGTATGTCTGATATTCATGATAATGGCTcgattcaaattcaaatcagTCATAAGAATATACCGACATATACACAATCTATTCAAACTCGGCCTATGTTTTTGCAAAACATACACCATAAAGCGCAGATTGAACTCTACTAACAAATGAAGATTCTGGAACGGTTGAGGTTGATCTTGTTCTTCCGATTCAACCTCTTTACCGGTTAAAAATTCCAAACAATTTTCAACAACACTAGTTAAACAATCACAATCACCGACACAATACCCTCTTTCCAATAACCCATTTAACGCGACATCTTGATCAAATCCCTTGCAAACAAGCCTTGACAGAGCTTCGCGAAAAAGATGGTCCAATTTCTTCCGGATAATTTTCTCCAACTGTTCTTCTTTGGTACATGTTTCCCAGTCGAAGGACGCATCTTTAGGCCGGTTAGAGGTTGAGTTCTTGATTGGGTCATCATCGGCTTCTGATGAAGATGAGTTTTCAAGTATTGTCGGCCCGGAATCCGCCGCTATTGGGACTAAAGGCATTCTGTTTTTCTGCCTTCCTTTTCTTACCATTGCTTTGTGAGAGAATTCAAGAAAAATGGAGTTGCTATTTTTGCAGGCTGTGTTTAATTCAAAGTTAGAGGttctatttaaccaattaaaagtTAAAGAAGAGGTTTAATTTGTACATAATAAAATAGTTGAGgggttttattattatttttggaatcCTTTTGATTTTTGAATGATATAATCCTACATGGCCGTTTCATTAGACAACTAACATCTTAAACAAacctaattatttaatatttgaaaatttaaaataaattaagtttatattaGTTCTATGCCAATTAAGGCAAagtgttagaaaaataaatctgCCCAAATAAGCACACAAATGTTGTGAAGGGCGGCCAAGAACTGCGAGTAAAACCTCGGCGATTTCTCGACAATTCTCATTTGGTTGAAACGGGTAATAGTTATCTCGGTGCGTATGTTTATCGTCTTGAATTGTTGTTTGATttcataactttattttatttatttagcgGCTTCTTTAATCTTATTAATAGTTAGAACTTCTGATATTTTTCAATAACCACCAAGGCATTTTTTCCACCCTAAATTTATCTAGAATTGCATGTTTGGGATTACTTTGGGATTGTATCAGAATAaagaatttataatatacatgaaAGAAAACTAAATTCAAGAATAGTTTGTTCGGAATATTTGTATGCATGTCACATTTTACTTTAGTCGATTTGTTCTAAATTTACTAGACTACTCGTAACAAGTTAAATCCAGATTTGAGAACCTACCATAAACAAAGAACATGGTTAAAAAAAAGGGACATAGATTTTAACTAACTCTTGGTTTTGAAACTTCATTTAATTGAACCAACCATGcaaaatgaatattatgttGATCCAACTTTAGCCtaaactaaatcaaacataaaatttacAATATCAATCATACTCAGATCGATCTTTTTGTCTAATTCGTTAGTTACAGATTATGGCATTTTGACAAATTCAGAATTTTTGTTAGGGACTTTAATCTCATCTGATTCTCGGCTCCAATTAGTTTGGCAGGTTATGGCCGTGAAATATTCCTTGTCAATGGTCGCGTTCTTATTTGTCTTGGCAACCTCACCCAATTCGACCTCGGCCTGAATTATAGCTGTCT is drawn from Impatiens glandulifera chromosome 3, dImpGla2.1, whole genome shotgun sequence and contains these coding sequences:
- the LOC124929762 gene encoding MND1-interacting protein 1-like, with the translated sequence MAKDGRHKNRRPSVPVVDSTSNPNIESLKWLPCKQEEQLDKFIRKKLSHLYGEALSRLVCKGYDEHVALNGLLERGYCIGGEADCLSNVVHNSLQFLTGKHDVESEEQDRPQPFKNLGLLVDFNLHFLVYTLQKYSPNLNRVSILRCILMTDLNLNLAIIMNMPFDMPSDLNLDDGGDDGEKDMFLALESRELLDTLNILDDSVSEDMKDAMIADLKKPMDDLKPQLEKRIRWASKKVAEARRKQPNTITSVVEELRVFEYSLESMLAKRRHELSSANNVINNAEESKKRLEMEKEEIKAGISASKLIESEAKQKCLEVSKKKNWERQKVKLQEEVELEKKKILKSEQELVEIDAAIKQVVVKLDEANKAKKAAITLVYLENQVALEKWNCWKPKVGALKSQTNGESHIVSEHLERLKKLLTEALSFVKYE